Genomic window (Streptomyces sp. TG1A-60):
CCGGACCGTGACCCCTTCGGGACCGTGACCGTCCAACGTTCCGGCCCGCCCCGGCGTCGAAGGACCGTCAGCAAGGCAAGCAAGCCCGTCACGACCCTCGGGGGGTACGCCGCAATGGCAGAGACACACGTACGACGTTCCCGGCGGCCCGCGGGGCCGGCCCTGGCCGCCCTGTTCCTCGCCGCCACACTGGCGCTCGCCGGGTGCGGCACCGGCGACGATGCCTCGGACGGCGGGGCCGGCGACAGCAGGGCCGACACCACGGCCCGGCAGGAGGGCGCGCTGGACAGCGGCAGCAGCGGCGACGAGAGCAAGAGCGGGGCCGCCGACGCCCCGCCGGACCTCCTCACGAACCAGATCATCCGCACCGCCTCACTGACCGTGCGGGTCAAGGACGTACCGGAGGCCCTGGACGAGGCCCGTACCACCGTCGAGAACGCGGGCGGGTTCGTCGGGAACGAATCCACGACCCGGGACGGCGAGGACCGCGAACGCACCCGCGTCGTCCTGCGCGTGCCCACCGCGAAGTACGAGGAGGTCCTCGACGAACTGGAGGGCACCGGCAAGCTGATCGAGCGGGAGACCGAGGTCGAGGACGTCACGGACCAGGTCGTCGACGTGAAGAGCCGCGTCAGGACGCAGCAGGCGAGTGTGGCGCGGATCCGCGAGCTGATGGACCGGGCGACCAAGCTCGGCGACGTGGTCACCCTGGAGGGCGAGCTGAGCGGCCGTCAGGCCGACCTGGAGGCACTGCTCGCCCAGCGGAAGTCCCTGAAGGACCGCACCAGCCTCGCCACCATCACGCTGTCCCTGTCCGAGACCGCGGTGAAGAAGGCCGGCAAGGACGACGACCCCGGCTTCGTGGACGCGCTGGCGGGCGGCTGGAACGCCTTCGTCGCCGTGTTCCGCTGGCTGGGCATGGCCCTCGCCGCGATCCTCCCCTTCGCCCTCGCCACGGCCCTCGTCCTGCTCGTGTGGTTCCGCTTCGCCCGCTCCCGCCGCCCCGCCCCGGCCACGACCACGGCGGGCACCGCCGGTTCACTCCCGTCCGCCGCACCGGACGAGGACGACCAG
Coding sequences:
- a CDS encoding DUF4349 domain-containing protein, which encodes MAETHVRRSRRPAGPALAALFLAATLALAGCGTGDDASDGGAGDSRADTTARQEGALDSGSSGDESKSGAADAPPDLLTNQIIRTASLTVRVKDVPEALDEARTTVENAGGFVGNESTTRDGEDRERTRVVLRVPTAKYEEVLDELEGTGKLIERETEVEDVTDQVVDVKSRVRTQQASVARIRELMDRATKLGDVVTLEGELSGRQADLEALLAQRKSLKDRTSLATITLSLSETAVKKAGKDDDPGFVDALAGGWNAFVAVFRWLGMALAAILPFALATALVLLVWFRFARSRRPAPATTTAGTAGSLPSAAPDEDDQD